Part of the Fibrobacter sp. genome, AGCTATCGCCCTAGGCAACATACCCTCCTTGTGCAGGTCGAGGACTCTTTGCCATTCTTCTTCTGTGTGTATTTTTGTCATGCTAGCCTCTAAAGTTGTGTCTAACTTTTGGGGTTCACATCAGGCGAGGGGGTGCGCGGAAGACCCAGTGGACCCTATCGCTGCGCTCCAGGGTGACAGTACACCGGGGCTGAAGCCAGGGGGATTCTTCCCCCCCTCAAAAAAATGGGAAATCTCTTGACAAGCGCATTTCAAGAAATTATATTTATAGTGAACAAATGTTCAAATGAACAAAAAGTAACTAACAATCCGTCTTTTTCTAGCTTGTAGACGGAAGGAGCGAACAATGAAGAAAATGATAGTCGACGATATGGCAGTGGCTTTCACAAAAAGAAATCAAGACGACTTCATCAGCCTTACAGATATGGCTAAATGCAAAAACGCCGAGGCGACGGGTTTGGTAATTTCCCATTGGCTGAGTACCCGATATGCCATAGAATTTCTAGGAATTTGGGAAACTATCAACAATCCCGATTTTAATGTTACGGAATTCAGTAACATTAGAATTGACTCGGGAAGCAATGGCTATGTTCTTTCCTCAAAGCAATGGATTGAAAGGACGAACGCTATCGGAATCGTTTCCTCCGCGGGACGTTATGGAGGAACTTTCGCTCATAAAGATATCGCTTTTGAATTTGGCTCGTGGTTGAGCCCGAAATTCAAATACTACCTCATCCGCGAATACCAGCGCCTCAAAGAACAGGAACAGGCCAAATTGGGCTGGTCCGTACGCCGCGAACTATCCAAAATCAACTATCATATCCATACGGACGCTATCAAACAGAACCTGATTCCCGCAGTACTCACCAAACAGCAGATGAGCATTGTTTATGCGAACGAGGCGGATGTCTTGAATATGGCCCTGTTCGGGTTTACGGCAAAGGACTGGCGGGACACGCACCCAGATTTGCAAGGAAATGTTCGTGATTATGCGACGGTAAACCAGTTGATATGCCTTTCAAACATGGAATCTCTGAATTCCGTTCTGATTAACGACGGCGTTCCTCAGTCGGAACGCCTGCAAAAACTGAACCAGATTGCCATTTCGCAGATGACGGTGCTGGAATCCGTTGGGGAACATAAGCTGCTCAAATAGTTGAATAGCCCGGGGCACATCCCCTTCATTCAGAAACAGCTTTGGCATATCCACCGTCCTTCCATACCTTTTAGGCATAATAATGTATATTGCATAAAAGAAATGCTCAGTGGATTCTATCGCCTCTTCGAGGCTCCAGAATGACATTTTAGGAAAAGACTATGGAACTCAGGACGATCAGATACTTTTTGGCGGTGGCCGAGCAGGAGAGTTTTTCTGCGGCGGCGAACAACGTGCTTTTCGTGACGCAGCCGACGCTTTCGCGGCAGATGCAGGAACTGGAAGAGGAACTTGGCGTGCAGCTGTTCGAGCGCAGCAACAAGAAGACGACACTCACCGAAGAAGGGCTCCGATTCCGCAAGCGCGCCCAAGAAATCATGGAGCTGGTGGGCCATACCGAAAAGGAATTCGCCGAAGCGAGCAAGGAAGAAATCGTGGGCGACGTGTATATCGGCGGCGGCGAGACAAAGGCATTCAGCTTTATCGCGGCGGCCTGCAAGCGCATGCAGGCGAAGCATCCGAAAATCCGCATGCATATCACCAGCGGTAACGCCCAGGACGTGACCGAAAAACTGGACCAGGGTCTTCTGGATTTCGGACTTTTGGTGGAACCGGTGGACAAGTCGAAATACGAGTTCGTGGAACTCCCCGCGAAGGATACGTGGGGTCTGCTCGTCCGCAAGGATCATCCGCTCGCAAAAAAGGGCTTCGTGACCGTCCGCGACCTCGAAAACGTTCCGCTACTCGCTTCCCGGCAGACCATGATGATGCGTGAATTCTCGGGGTTACTCGGGCGCGACCTGCATTCGCTCAACGTCATCGCGACATACAACCTGATTTACAACGCCTCGGTTTTTGTG contains:
- a CDS encoding KilA-N domain-containing protein produces the protein MKKMIVDDMAVAFTKRNQDDFISLTDMAKCKNAEATGLVISHWLSTRYAIEFLGIWETINNPDFNVTEFSNIRIDSGSNGYVLSSKQWIERTNAIGIVSSAGRYGGTFAHKDIAFEFGSWLSPKFKYYLIREYQRLKEQEQAKLGWSVRRELSKINYHIHTDAIKQNLIPAVLTKQQMSIVYANEADVLNMALFGFTAKDWRDTHPDLQGNVRDYATVNQLICLSNMESLNSVLINDGVPQSERLQKLNQIAISQMTVLESVGEHKLLK
- a CDS encoding LysR family transcriptional regulator, giving the protein MELRTIRYFLAVAEQESFSAAANNVLFVTQPTLSRQMQELEEELGVQLFERSNKKTTLTEEGLRFRKRAQEIMELVGHTEKEFAEASKEEIVGDVYIGGGETKAFSFIAAACKRMQAKHPKIRMHITSGNAQDVTEKLDQGLLDFGLLVEPVDKSKYEFVELPAKDTWGLLVRKDHPLAKKGFVTVRDLENVPLLASRQTMMMREFSGLLGRDLHSLNVIATYNLIYNASVFVEQGLGAAFCLEGLLNTGGKSKLTFVPFTPLRTSGLVVVWKKSPVFSKPAAAFLQSLKQELGME